From a single Asticcacaulis sp. MM231 genomic region:
- a CDS encoding isocitrate lyase/phosphoenolpyruvate mutase family protein: MKSQSEKATDFATLHERGCFVIPNPWDRGSARLLSGLGFRALTTTSAGYARSLGVSDYQAGREHVLAHVRDLATATDLPLAADLENGFGHRPEDCAETIRFGAEAGLVGGSIEDATGDDRVIYDIAEATDRIRAAAEAAKVLPHPFMLVARCENYLHGRPDLADTIARLQAYQAAGADVLYAPGLSTAEEIGEVCRSVDVPVNVLGGIGVKPLSVCELAELGVRRVSLGSWLHSAAMTAFVNAAQDESFGYVADLIGGRQMDQWLKEGAG; this comes from the coding sequence GTGAAAAGCCAAAGCGAAAAGGCGACCGACTTTGCGACCTTGCATGAACGAGGCTGTTTCGTCATCCCCAACCCGTGGGATCGTGGCTCGGCTCGACTACTGTCGGGACTGGGATTCCGCGCCCTGACCACCACCAGCGCAGGTTACGCGCGCTCCCTCGGCGTCAGCGATTATCAGGCCGGACGTGAGCACGTTCTGGCGCATGTGCGCGATCTGGCGACGGCGACCGACCTGCCGCTGGCAGCCGATCTGGAGAATGGCTTTGGCCATCGACCGGAGGATTGTGCGGAGACGATTCGCTTCGGCGCCGAGGCCGGACTGGTCGGTGGCTCGATCGAGGACGCCACGGGTGATGATCGCGTGATCTATGATATCGCCGAAGCGACGGATCGTATCCGGGCAGCGGCGGAAGCGGCGAAGGTATTGCCGCATCCTTTCATGCTGGTGGCGCGCTGCGAGAACTATCTGCATGGCCGGCCCGATCTGGCCGATACCATCGCACGTTTGCAGGCCTATCAGGCGGCCGGTGCCGATGTGCTTTACGCGCCGGGATTATCGACGGCGGAGGAGATCGGTGAGGTTTGCCGCAGCGTGGACGTGCCGGTCAATGTGCTGGGCGGGATCGGCGTAAAACCCTTGTCGGTATGTGAGCTGGCGGAACTGGGCGTGCGGCGGGTCAGCCTGGGTAGCTGGCTGCATTCTGCGGCCATGACGGCCTTCGTCAATGCGGCACAGGACGAAAGCTTTGGTTATGTCGCCGACCTGATCGGCGGCAGGCAGATGGACCAGTGGCTGAAAGAAGGGGCAGGGTAA
- the pyrC gene encoding dihydroorotase produces MTKGTPAIAFVNARIIDPATEYDGPGSVIVADGVISEVILGHGAIIGHPGIRIVDCAENAIIPGLIDMRVKTGEPGHEPAETLKSASLAAAAGGVTSFVVQPDTDPCIDEPAMADFILRRARDIELVHVYPAGAATKKLEGQQMAEIGLMAEAGALYFTNADEPIINSKILSRVLSYANGFNALIAHRPKEPWLSEGAVATSGEMAARMGLSGVSPLAERIMIERDLALAELTGARFLVDLISTREALDSLERAKGKGLEVFASVSINHLMFNEIDIGDYRTFFRLDPPLRAERDRLALIDGIASGLIDVIVSNHSPEPAEHKRLPFSEATPGALGLQTLLPALIGLHHENDIPLIDLLRTVTQNPAQLLGLAAGRIAKGAPADILLVDIDAPFALREKDILSKSKNSPFENRTLQGKVLKTLVDGRIVYEV; encoded by the coding sequence ATGACCAAAGGCACCCCCGCCATCGCCTTCGTCAATGCCCGCATCATTGATCCGGCCACCGAATATGACGGCCCCGGTTCGGTCATCGTGGCTGATGGCGTTATCTCAGAGGTCATCCTCGGCCACGGCGCCATTATTGGGCATCCCGGCATCCGCATCGTCGATTGCGCCGAAAACGCCATCATCCCCGGCCTGATCGACATGCGCGTCAAGACCGGCGAGCCTGGTCACGAGCCCGCCGAAACCCTGAAATCGGCCAGCCTTGCGGCGGCCGCAGGCGGTGTCACCTCCTTCGTCGTCCAGCCCGACACCGATCCCTGCATCGATGAACCGGCCATGGCCGACTTCATCCTCAGGCGCGCCCGCGATATCGAACTGGTTCATGTCTATCCGGCCGGCGCCGCCACCAAGAAGCTGGAAGGCCAGCAGATGGCGGAAATCGGCCTGATGGCCGAGGCCGGCGCGCTTTACTTCACCAATGCGGACGAGCCGATCATCAATTCCAAGATACTCAGCCGTGTCCTCTCTTACGCCAATGGCTTCAACGCTCTGATCGCGCATCGTCCGAAGGAGCCGTGGCTTTCCGAAGGCGCTGTGGCGACCTCCGGCGAAATGGCGGCGCGCATGGGCCTCTCCGGCGTTTCGCCGCTGGCCGAGCGCATCATGATCGAGCGCGATCTGGCGCTGGCGGAACTGACCGGCGCGCGCTTTCTGGTCGATCTGATCTCGACCCGCGAAGCCCTGGATTCTTTGGAGCGCGCCAAGGGCAAGGGGCTCGAAGTCTTCGCCTCGGTCAGCATCAACCATCTGATGTTCAACGAGATCGACATTGGCGATTACCGCACCTTCTTCCGCCTCGATCCGCCCCTGCGCGCCGAACGCGACCGTCTGGCGCTGATCGACGGCATCGCGTCGGGTCTGATCGATGTCATCGTGTCGAACCATTCGCCGGAACCGGCCGAACACAAGCGCCTGCCGTTCTCGGAAGCGACACCCGGTGCGCTCGGCCTGCAAACCCTGCTGCCAGCGCTGATCGGCCTGCACCACGAAAACGATATTCCGCTGATCGATCTTCTGCGCACCGTGACGCAAAATCCGGCGCAATTGCTGGGTCTCGCTGCCGGACGCATCGCCAAGGGCGCGCCGGCGGATATCCTGCTGGTCGATATCGACGCACCGTTTGCGTTGCGCGAAAAAGACATCCTGTCGAAATCGAAGAACTCCCCCTTTGAAAACCGCACGTTGCAGGGCAAGGTGCTCAAGACACTCGTGGACGGTAGAATCGTCTACGAGGTCTAG
- a CDS encoding AEC family transporter, with product MTWLTILNGIVPVFLLIALGYGLKKSGFLPLNVWPPIETFAIYVLYPGFLIPAIWHADLSGFSTGPIALGVLGSLIIAVAFGFALKPFLKLSGPTFTSVFQGLMRFNSFIFIPVAASIFGPNANALSVVAISALIPASNMISILVLAQWGEPEGEKPNRTPLWFARTLLTNPIFAACLTGLALNALRMPSIPFVEKSLGMLGDAAIPTGLILAGVGLSFGYVWRRPVLVGLVSLFKILVMPVLAWSICYALGGDRMAQGIALACGAAPCAAAAYVQARHMGGDAPLMAGIVALTTTLSAVTMPLLLWLFHLV from the coding sequence ATGACCTGGCTGACCATCCTCAATGGCATCGTTCCTGTCTTTCTGCTGATCGCGCTGGGCTACGGCCTGAAGAAATCCGGCTTTCTGCCGCTCAATGTCTGGCCGCCGATCGAGACGTTCGCCATCTATGTCCTCTACCCAGGCTTTCTGATCCCCGCGATCTGGCACGCCGATCTCTCCGGCTTCTCCACCGGGCCCATCGCGCTCGGCGTCCTGGGTTCGCTGATCATCGCCGTCGCCTTCGGCTTTGCGCTCAAGCCCTTCCTCAAGCTCTCCGGCCCAACCTTCACCAGCGTGTTTCAGGGCCTGATGCGCTTCAATTCCTTTATCTTTATCCCCGTAGCCGCGTCGATCTTCGGACCGAACGCCAACGCCCTCTCCGTCGTGGCGATCAGCGCGCTTATTCCAGCCAGCAACATGATCAGCATTCTGGTGCTGGCCCAATGGGGCGAACCCGAAGGCGAAAAGCCAAACCGCACGCCGCTGTGGTTCGCGCGTACCCTCCTGACCAATCCGATCTTTGCCGCCTGCCTGACAGGACTGGCGCTGAATGCTTTGCGCATGCCGTCCATTCCCTTCGTTGAAAAATCGCTGGGTATGCTGGGCGATGCCGCGATCCCGACCGGCCTGATTCTCGCTGGTGTGGGACTTAGTTTTGGTTATGTCTGGCGCCGGCCGGTTCTGGTCGGGCTGGTGTCACTGTTCAAGATCCTGGTCATGCCGGTGCTGGCATGGTCAATCTGTTATGCGCTGGGCGGTGACCGCATGGCGCAGGGCATTGCCCTGGCCTGTGGCGCGGCACCTTGCGCGGCGGCGGCCTATGTTCAGGCGCGACATATGGGTGGCGATGCGCCTCTGATGGCCGGTATCGTGGCCCTGACCACCACTCTGAGCGCCGTGACGATGCCGTTACTGTTGTGGCTGTTCCATCTGGTCTAA
- the alkB gene encoding DNA oxidative demethylase AlkB, which produces MTQPDLFGVPEFGREGVSLLRGFALTDAQELVAAIEAVARVAPFRHMTVPGGGRMSVGMTNAGIGWVADSKGYRYDHQDPLSGQPWPALPPVFTHLAERAAQAAGFGFTPDGCLINRYEPGAKMGLHQDINEGDYSAPIVSVSLGLPATFQFGGLKRSDPVEKITLHHGDVVVWGGPARKSFHGVLTLRAGHHVIGNHRYNLTFRKVLG; this is translated from the coding sequence ATGACGCAGCCTGACCTGTTTGGTGTGCCTGAGTTCGGGCGTGAGGGCGTGTCCCTCCTGCGCGGTTTCGCCTTGACCGATGCCCAAGAATTGGTGGCCGCTATTGAGGCGGTGGCTAGGGTGGCGCCGTTCCGGCATATGACCGTGCCGGGCGGTGGCCGCATGTCGGTGGGCATGACCAATGCAGGCATAGGCTGGGTGGCCGACAGCAAGGGCTATCGTTATGACCACCAGGATCCGCTGAGTGGCCAGCCTTGGCCGGCCCTGCCGCCCGTATTTACCCATCTGGCGGAGCGTGCCGCTCAGGCCGCAGGGTTCGGGTTTACGCCGGATGGCTGCCTGATCAACCGCTATGAACCGGGCGCGAAAATGGGGCTGCATCAGGATATCAACGAAGGCGATTATTCGGCGCCGATTGTCTCGGTGTCGCTGGGACTGCCCGCGACCTTCCAGTTCGGCGGCCTAAAGCGCAGCGATCCGGTGGAGAAGATCACGCTCCACCACGGCGATGTCGTGGTGTGGGGCGGTCCGGCGCGCAAAAGCTTTCACGGGGTGCTCACTCTGAGAGCTGGCCACCATGTCATTGGTAATCATCGTTATAACCTGACGTTCCGTAAGGTATTAGGGTAG
- the ruvX gene encoding Holliday junction resolvase RuvX, with the protein MAIIDITELAAALAPRRALLGLDLGEKTIGVAVSDISLTIASPLELIRKSKFTLEAERLFKLMASREADGMVIGLPVNMDGTEGPRCQSCRAFARNLLRLRDLPIAFWDERWSSSAMNRFLIEEADLTRAKRAEVIDRSAAAYILQGALDRMKDAAGA; encoded by the coding sequence ATGGCCATTATCGACATCACCGAACTGGCGGCCGCCTTAGCGCCGCGCCGCGCCCTGCTGGGGCTGGACCTGGGCGAAAAGACCATTGGCGTCGCCGTGTCCGACATTTCCCTGACCATCGCCTCGCCGCTGGAGCTGATCCGCAAGTCGAAGTTCACGCTGGAAGCCGAGCGCCTGTTCAAGCTGATGGCGTCACGAGAAGCCGATGGCATGGTGATCGGCTTACCCGTAAATATGGACGGCACCGAAGGTCCCCGTTGCCAGTCTTGCCGCGCCTTCGCGCGTAATTTGTTACGCTTGAGAGACTTACCCATCGCGTTCTGGGATGAGCGCTGGTCGTCGTCGGCCATGAACCGCTTCCTGATCGAGGAAGCCGACCTCACCCGCGCCAAGCGCGCCGAGGTCATCGACCGCTCCGCCGCCGCCTATATATTGCAAGGCGCATTGGATCGTATGAAAGACGCGGCCGGTGCTTAG
- the dprA gene encoding DNA-processing protein DprA codes for MLRFGSAIRALEDLPHIFNRTGGSLTPFPQARLDEELARAAATGARLVVLGDADYPALLKQIEAAPPILWTLGPLKVRHRAIGIVGARNALAAGQKIAQTLAHELGEAGFHVISGLARGVDTRAHETSLKSGTVAVLGGGVDDIYPPDNRGLYEKIRDHGLLVSESPVSHRATASDFPRRNRIISGLSLGTIVVEAELRSGSLITARLAAEQNREVFAVPGSPLDPRCRGTNDLL; via the coding sequence ATGCTGCGTTTCGGCTCAGCTATACGCGCGCTCGAAGACCTGCCGCACATCTTCAATCGCACCGGCGGCTCGCTGACGCCTTTTCCGCAAGCCAGGCTCGATGAGGAACTGGCGCGGGCCGCTGCCACCGGCGCACGGCTGGTTGTTCTGGGCGATGCTGACTACCCCGCCCTGCTGAAACAGATCGAGGCGGCGCCGCCAATTCTGTGGACGCTAGGGCCGCTGAAAGTCCGCCACCGCGCCATCGGGATTGTCGGCGCGCGCAACGCTTTGGCCGCTGGCCAGAAGATCGCCCAGACCCTGGCCCACGAGCTTGGCGAGGCCGGTTTCCACGTTATCTCCGGACTGGCGCGTGGCGTCGATACGCGGGCGCACGAAACCAGCCTGAAAAGCGGCACGGTCGCGGTGCTCGGAGGGGGCGTCGATGATATTTACCCGCCGGATAATCGCGGACTCTACGAGAAGATCCGCGACCACGGCCTGCTGGTATCCGAAAGCCCGGTCAGCCATCGCGCCACGGCGTCGGATTTCCCGCGCCGCAACCGCATCATTTCCGGACTGTCGCTCGGCACCATCGTGGTCGAGGCCGAACTGCGCTCCGGTTCGCTGATCACCGCCCGGCTGGCGGCCGAGCAGAACCGTGAGGTCTTCGCCGTGCCCGGCTCACCGCTTGATCCACGCTGTCGCGGCACCAACGACCTGCTCTAA
- a CDS encoding 2OG-Fe(II) oxygenase encodes MFEADLFPEQVFHAWPHLEHDVDVHGFAILPGLIAPEACKTLAALYEQPMFRSHVHMARHGFGRGEYKYFAYPLPDAVAELRARFYPHLAPIANRWQQRMGLDVRFPADHADFLARCHAAGQVRPTPLLLQYGLDDYNCLHQDLYGEHVFPLQVAILLSRPEEDFTGGEFVLTEQRPRMQSVASVVPLQQGDAVIFAVHQRPVAGTRGDYRVTMRHGVSRVRSGLRHTLGIIFHDAA; translated from the coding sequence ATGTTTGAAGCCGATCTCTTTCCCGAACAGGTGTTCCACGCGTGGCCACATCTGGAACACGATGTCGATGTCCATGGTTTTGCCATACTACCCGGCCTGATCGCGCCAGAGGCATGTAAAACGCTTGCGGCGCTCTATGAGCAGCCGATGTTCCGCAGCCATGTCCATATGGCGCGTCATGGCTTCGGGCGCGGCGAGTACAAGTATTTCGCCTATCCTCTGCCGGACGCGGTGGCGGAATTACGCGCGCGCTTTTATCCGCATCTCGCGCCCATAGCCAACCGCTGGCAGCAGCGCATGGGGCTCGATGTCCGTTTTCCGGCCGATCATGCCGATTTCCTGGCGCGATGCCATGCGGCAGGTCAGGTACGGCCCACGCCGCTTTTGCTGCAATATGGGCTCGATGACTACAACTGCCTGCATCAGGATCTGTACGGCGAGCATGTCTTTCCCTTGCAGGTGGCCATCCTGTTGTCGCGTCCGGAAGAGGATTTCACCGGCGGAGAGTTCGTCCTGACCGAACAGCGCCCGCGTATGCAGTCGGTGGCCTCGGTCGTGCCGCTGCAGCAAGGAGACGCGGTGATCTTCGCCGTCCATCAGCGGCCGGTGGCCGGCACACGCGGCGATTATCGCGTCACGATGCGTCACGGTGTGTCGCGGGTGCGTTCGGGGCTGCGGCATACCTTAGGCATTATTTTTCATGACGCAGCCTGA
- the topA gene encoding type I DNA topoisomerase, with protein MTVVIVESPAKAKTINKYLGKGFTVLASFGHIRDLPSKDGSVKPDDDFAMTWEVDPKSAKRMNDIADAIKTADRVILATDPDREGEAISWHVLEVLNKKKGLMKDKKVQRVTFNAITQAAVQTAMAAPRDIDMELVDAYLARRALDYLVGFTLSPVLWRKLPGARSAGRVQSVALKIVVDREIEIEKFKTEEYWTVDTEVSASSPPFNAKLFTLNGKRLGKFDLPNEAAAHAARDAIKATTFSITEVDQKPGKKSPPPPFTTSTLQQEAARKLGFSASRTMQTAQKLYEGVDIGGETTGLITYMRTDGVYVEPAAIGEMRKLIGERYGAPYVPEAPRMYKAKAKNAQEAHEAIRPTSFYRRPETLRLEGDQARLYELIWKRTMASQMESARVEKTAIDLTSPDKQIGLRATGQVVTFDGYMAVYEEGRDESADDEDGGRLPMVKSGASVDVHKVEPDQHFTEPPARYSEATLVKKLEELGIGRPSTYASILTVLRDRAYVRMDKNRFIPEDKGRLVTAFLDQFFHRYVQYDFTADLEEKLDLVSDGKLDWKQLLRDFWVDFHAAAEGMTELRTTQVLDALNELLGPLIFPDKGDGSNPRACPSCANGLLSLKTSRFGAFIGCSNYPECKFTRPVGNPDAEGADGATGDKDLGEDPATGKVVSLKIGRFGPYVQLGEPESKEDKPKRSSLPKAWPPSTIDLDRALKLLSLPREVGIHPEDKTPIKAGLGRFGPFIETGGTYANLSNFDEIFEVGLNRAVDLIAEKRAGGGGKGGRGAAAAPLKELGTFGEGGDKISVMAGKYGPYIKCGKVNATLPKEMTPETVTLEQAIELINAKGGAAKKPAKKAAAKKAPAKTAAAKKPAAKAATAKTTAAKKPAAKKAPAKKAKTA; from the coding sequence ATGACCGTTGTTATTGTAGAGAGCCCGGCCAAGGCCAAGACCATCAACAAGTATCTTGGCAAGGGTTTCACCGTTCTGGCCAGCTTCGGCCACATCCGCGACCTGCCGTCCAAGGACGGATCGGTCAAGCCGGACGATGACTTCGCCATGACCTGGGAAGTCGATCCGAAGTCCGCCAAGCGCATGAACGACATCGCCGACGCCATCAAAACCGCTGACCGCGTTATTCTGGCCACCGACCCGGACCGCGAAGGGGAAGCGATATCGTGGCACGTGCTCGAAGTGCTCAACAAGAAAAAGGGCCTGATGAAGGACAAGAAGGTGCAGCGCGTCACCTTCAACGCCATTACTCAGGCCGCCGTCCAGACCGCCATGGCCGCCCCGCGCGACATCGACATGGAACTGGTGGACGCCTATCTCGCCCGCCGCGCGCTTGATTATCTCGTCGGCTTCACCCTGTCGCCGGTGCTGTGGCGCAAGCTGCCAGGCGCCCGTTCAGCCGGCCGCGTGCAGTCGGTGGCGCTCAAGATCGTGGTTGATCGTGAAATCGAGATCGAGAAGTTCAAGACCGAGGAATACTGGACGGTCGACACCGAGGTTTCGGCCAGTTCACCGCCCTTTAACGCCAAGCTCTTCACGCTGAACGGCAAGCGCCTCGGCAAGTTCGACCTGCCGAACGAAGCCGCCGCCCATGCCGCGCGTGACGCCATCAAGGCCACCACCTTCAGCATCACCGAGGTCGACCAGAAGCCCGGCAAGAAGTCGCCGCCGCCACCTTTCACGACCTCGACCCTGCAACAGGAAGCCGCCCGCAAGCTCGGTTTCTCGGCCTCGCGGACCATGCAGACCGCGCAAAAGCTCTATGAAGGCGTCGATATCGGTGGCGAGACCACAGGTCTCATCACCTATATGCGTACCGACGGCGTCTATGTCGAACCGGCCGCCATCGGTGAGATGCGCAAACTGATCGGCGAGCGTTACGGCGCCCCCTATGTGCCCGAAGCCCCACGCATGTATAAGGCCAAGGCGAAAAACGCCCAGGAAGCGCACGAAGCCATCCGCCCGACCTCCTTCTATCGCCGCCCGGAAACCCTGCGCCTCGAAGGTGATCAGGCGCGTCTCTACGAGCTGATCTGGAAGCGCACAATGGCGTCGCAGATGGAATCGGCGCGCGTCGAGAAAACCGCCATCGACCTGACCAGCCCTGACAAACAGATCGGCCTGCGCGCCACCGGCCAAGTGGTGACCTTCGATGGCTACATGGCCGTCTATGAAGAAGGTCGCGACGAAAGCGCCGATGACGAAGACGGTGGCCGCCTGCCGATGGTGAAATCCGGGGCGTCGGTTGATGTGCACAAGGTCGAGCCCGACCAGCACTTCACCGAGCCGCCCGCCCGCTATTCCGAAGCCACGCTCGTCAAGAAACTCGAAGAACTCGGCATCGGCCGGCCTTCGACCTACGCTTCCATCCTGACCGTGCTGCGCGATCGCGCCTATGTCCGCATGGACAAGAACCGCTTTATTCCGGAAGACAAGGGCCGCCTGGTCACCGCCTTCCTCGATCAGTTTTTCCACCGCTATGTCCAGTACGATTTCACAGCCGATCTGGAAGAAAAGCTCGATCTGGTCTCCGACGGCAAGCTCGACTGGAAGCAGTTGCTGCGCGATTTTTGGGTTGATTTCCACGCCGCCGCCGAGGGCATGACCGAACTGCGCACCACCCAGGTGCTCGATGCGCTCAACGAATTGCTTGGGCCGCTTATTTTCCCCGACAAGGGTGATGGCTCTAATCCGCGCGCCTGTCCGTCGTGCGCCAATGGCCTGCTGTCGCTCAAGACCTCGCGGTTTGGCGCCTTTATTGGCTGCTCCAACTATCCGGAGTGCAAGTTCACGCGCCCGGTCGGCAACCCTGATGCCGAAGGCGCCGATGGCGCTACCGGCGACAAGGATCTTGGCGAAGATCCGGCCACCGGCAAGGTCGTCTCGCTCAAGATCGGCCGCTTTGGCCCCTATGTGCAGCTTGGCGAGCCGGAATCGAAGGAAGACAAGCCCAAGCGCTCGTCGCTGCCGAAGGCCTGGCCGCCCTCGACCATCGATCTTGATCGTGCGCTCAAGCTCCTGAGCCTGCCGCGTGAAGTCGGCATCCACCCGGAAGACAAGACTCCGATCAAGGCCGGCCTGGGTCGCTTCGGTCCGTTCATCGAGACCGGCGGCACCTATGCCAACCTGTCGAACTTCGATGAAATCTTTGAAGTCGGCCTCAATCGCGCCGTCGACCTGATCGCTGAAAAGCGCGCCGGCGGCGGTGGCAAGGGCGGTCGCGGTGCGGCGGCAGCGCCTCTGAAAGAACTCGGCACCTTCGGTGAAGGCGGCGACAAGATTTCGGTCATGGCCGGCAAGTATGGCCCGTACATCAAGTGCGGCAAGGTCAACGCCACCCTGCCGAAAGAGATGACACCGGAAACCGTCACGCTGGAACAGGCGATCGAACTGATCAATGCCAAGGGTGGTGCGGCGAAGAAACCTGCCAAGAAGGCGGCCGCGAAAAAGGCGCCTGCCAAGACAGCCGCGGCCAAGAAACCGGCAGCCAAGGCGGCAACGGCCAAGACTACGGCTGCGAAAAAGCCTGCTGCCAAGAAAGCGCCGGCGAAGAAGGCTAAGACCGCTTAA
- a CDS encoding DUF559 domain-containing protein, with the protein MSLAETRLWVRLRNREALVFNIRRSYAFGPYILDFYCDDAKLCIEVDGGQHPFDEARTYDEKRDAYLKSRDIETMCIPAIQVMEDPDSAALYVADEIRLRLTKG; encoded by the coding sequence ATGTCACTTGCTGAAACGCGTCTGTGGGTGCGCTTGCGCAATCGTGAAGCCCTTGTTTTTAACATTCGCCGCTCATATGCTTTCGGGCCTTATATTCTCGATTTTTATTGTGACGACGCTAAGCTGTGCATCGAAGTCGATGGCGGTCAGCATCCTTTTGATGAGGCGCGGACCTATGATGAAAAGCGGGACGCTTACCTGAAAAGCCGCGATATAGAGACCATGTGTATTCCCGCCATTCAGGTTATGGAAGACCCGGATAGCGCGGCGCTTTATGTAGCGGATGAAATTCGCTTGCGGCTCACTAAAGGGTAG
- the plsY gene encoding glycerol-3-phosphate 1-O-acyltransferase PlsY — protein MPALPDAAIYAISIIGGYLLGSISFGYIAAKAAGIDIRSVGSGNIGATNVLRTGRKDLAAITFIGDTGKGAAAVGLAFFLLLKADLQTRQIAMALAGSAAFLGHLFPVWLKFKGGKGVATFFGTLFAACWPMGLMAAALWLLTAFIFRISSLGALVAAALVVPVAFLLPFSDPAAPFLGMALFMAVLIYIRHRDNIRRLLKGEEPKIGKKKE, from the coding sequence ATGCCCGCCCTTCCCGATGCCGCCATCTACGCGATATCCATCATCGGCGGTTACCTGCTCGGTTCGATCTCGTTCGGCTATATCGCGGCGAAGGCAGCGGGAATCGACATCCGTTCGGTCGGTTCGGGTAATATCGGCGCCACCAATGTGCTGCGCACCGGCCGCAAGGACCTGGCGGCTATCACCTTTATCGGTGACACCGGCAAGGGCGCAGCGGCCGTGGGGCTGGCGTTTTTCCTGTTGCTGAAAGCCGATCTGCAAACGCGCCAGATCGCCATGGCGCTGGCCGGTTCGGCCGCTTTCCTGGGCCACCTGTTTCCGGTGTGGCTGAAATTCAAGGGCGGCAAGGGCGTGGCCACCTTCTTCGGCACCCTGTTCGCGGCCTGCTGGCCCATGGGGCTGATGGCGGCGGCGCTGTGGCTCTTGACGGCGTTTATCTTCCGCATTTCGTCGCTGGGCGCCCTGGTCGCGGCGGCTTTGGTCGTGCCAGTCGCCTTCCTGCTGCCATTTTCCGATCCCGCAGCCCCTTTTCTCGGCATGGCGCTGTTCATGGCTGTGCTGATCTATATTCGCCACCGCGACAATATCCGCCGTTTGCTCAAGGGCGAAGAACCAAAGATCGGCAAGAAGAAAGAATAA
- the ada gene encoding bifunctional DNA-binding transcriptional regulator/O6-methylguanine-DNA methyltransferase Ada, protein MPDLMPDTAISTEIDPRWQTLSRREPGDFVYSVRTTGVYCRPTCPSRLPKPKNVRFHASCEAAEVAGFRACLRCKPREASTQAKQAEMIATVCRFIEGAEDAPSLDEMAARAGLSPHHFHRLFKASTGLTPKAYGDAHRAQRVRQGLSAGEAVTAALYEAGYGSSGRFYERSNAILGMTPTEFQKGGAGDIRFAIGQCSLGVILVAQSDKGICAITLGDEAEALARDLQDRFPKANLIGADVDFERHMAQVVGMIDQQQALDLPLDIRGTAFQQRVWQALRAIPSGQTRSYADIAEAIGAPKAVRAVAGACAANALAIAIPCHRVVRTDGALSGYRWGVERKRALLLKEGQNV, encoded by the coding sequence ATGCCAGACCTTATGCCCGACACCGCTATATCCACCGAAATTGATCCGCGCTGGCAGACGCTCAGCCGTCGCGAACCGGGGGATTTTGTCTATAGCGTGCGGACCACCGGCGTCTACTGCCGCCCAACCTGTCCGTCACGCCTGCCGAAGCCGAAAAACGTCCGCTTTCATGCGAGTTGCGAGGCTGCCGAAGTTGCGGGATTTCGCGCCTGCCTGCGCTGCAAGCCCCGTGAAGCCAGCACACAAGCGAAGCAGGCGGAGATGATCGCCACCGTCTGCCGTTTTATCGAAGGGGCGGAAGACGCGCCCTCGCTTGACGAAATGGCGGCCCGCGCCGGCCTGTCACCGCACCATTTCCATCGTCTGTTCAAGGCGTCCACCGGCCTGACGCCCAAGGCCTATGGCGATGCGCACCGCGCGCAGCGGGTGCGCCAGGGCTTGAGTGCCGGTGAGGCGGTGACGGCGGCGCTTTATGAGGCCGGATATGGATCGAGCGGGCGTTTTTACGAGCGCTCGAACGCCATACTGGGTATGACTCCGACCGAGTTTCAAAAAGGCGGCGCCGGCGATATCCGCTTTGCCATCGGGCAGTGCTCGCTCGGCGTCATCCTGGTGGCGCAATCGGATAAGGGGATCTGCGCCATCACCCTGGGCGATGAGGCCGAGGCGCTGGCGCGTGATCTGCAGGACCGATTTCCCAAGGCTAATCTGATCGGCGCCGATGTGGATTTCGAGCGCCATATGGCGCAGGTGGTCGGCATGATCGACCAGCAACAGGCGCTGGATCTGCCGCTCGATATTCGCGGCACCGCCTTCCAGCAAAGGGTATGGCAAGCCCTGCGCGCTATTCCTTCGGGCCAAACGCGCTCCTATGCCGACATCGCCGAGGCTATTGGTGCGCCGAAAGCCGTGCGTGCCGTGGCGGGCGCCTGTGCTGCCAATGCCCTGGCCATCGCCATTCCCTGTCATCGGGTGGTGCGTACCGATGGCGCTTTGTCGGGCTACCGCTGGGGCGTCGAGCGTAAGCGCGCTCTGTTGCTGAAGGAGGGCCAAAATGTTTGA